One window of Bifidobacterium pseudocatenulatum DSM 20438 = JCM 1200 = LMG 10505 genomic DNA carries:
- the glf gene encoding UDP-galactopyranose mutase, with the protein MTEAVEYPDLVVVGAGLFGLTVAQQAVERLGVRVEIIDVRDHIGGNAYSYMDEETGAEIHKYGAHLFHTSNKRVWDYVNRFTSFTDYVHRVYATHDGEVYPLPINLGTINQFFRAHYTPAEAKALVAEQAGELAGKDPQNLNDKGISLIGRPLYEAFIKNYTGKQWQTDPKDLPAGIINRLPVRFNYDNRYFKDTWEGLPADGYTAWMERMIDDPRIHVTLETDFFDESQPYNRKALAAAGVPVVYTGPVDRYFDYSLGELKWRTVDFKEVRYDEGDHFGCPVMNFSDADVPYTRAIEFKNFNPERAASQNPDRTVVWEEYSRFAERGDEPYYPINTEADKALYARYEELAKAEPKTVFGGRLGTYKYYDMHNVIDTALTAYEEQVEPLLKK; encoded by the coding sequence ATGACTGAAGCGGTGGAATATCCCGATCTGGTGGTCGTGGGCGCGGGCCTGTTCGGCCTGACCGTGGCCCAGCAGGCCGTGGAGAGGCTCGGCGTGCGCGTGGAGATCATCGACGTGCGCGACCACATCGGCGGCAACGCGTACAGCTACATGGACGAGGAGACCGGCGCGGAGATCCACAAGTACGGCGCGCACCTGTTCCACACGTCCAACAAGCGCGTGTGGGACTATGTGAACAGGTTCACCTCGTTCACCGACTACGTGCACCGCGTGTATGCCACGCACGACGGCGAGGTCTACCCCCTGCCGATCAACCTGGGCACCATCAACCAGTTCTTCCGCGCGCACTACACGCCCGCCGAAGCCAAGGCGCTCGTGGCCGAGCAGGCCGGCGAGCTGGCCGGCAAGGATCCCCAGAACCTCAACGACAAGGGCATTTCGCTGATCGGCCGCCCCCTGTACGAGGCGTTCATCAAGAACTACACGGGCAAGCAGTGGCAGACCGACCCGAAGGACCTGCCCGCGGGCATCATCAACCGCCTGCCGGTACGCTTCAACTACGACAACCGCTATTTCAAGGACACGTGGGAGGGCCTGCCGGCCGACGGCTACACCGCGTGGATGGAGCGCATGATCGACGATCCGCGCATCCATGTGACCCTGGAGACCGACTTCTTCGACGAGTCCCAGCCGTACAACAGGAAGGCTTTGGCCGCGGCCGGCGTGCCGGTGGTGTACACGGGTCCGGTGGACCGCTACTTCGACTACTCGCTGGGCGAGCTCAAGTGGCGCACGGTCGACTTCAAGGAGGTCCGCTACGACGAGGGCGACCATTTCGGCTGCCCGGTGATGAACTTCTCCGACGCGGACGTGCCGTACACGCGCGCGATCGAGTTCAAGAACTTCAATCCGGAACGCGCCGCCTCGCAGAATCCCGACAGGACCGTGGTGTGGGAGGAGTACAGCCGTTTCGCCGAGCGCGGCGACGAGCCGTACTATCCGATCAACACCGAGGCCGACAAGGCGCTGTACGCGAGGTACGAGGAGCTCGCGAAGGCCGAGCCGAAGACGGTGTTCGGCGGCCGTCTGGGCACGTACAAGTACTACGACATGCACAACGTGATCGACACCGCGTTGACCGCGTACGAGGAACAGGTCGAACCCCTCCTCAAGAA
- a CDS encoding phosphatase PAP2 family protein, producing the protein MTDEFKPIIRDPHKSANMLEQPVAPVPVPQPPSDPIEQVLSPREVSEGLAKADPLTRHPRVSSIMLSVVFGLLLLAAAVGVWWLGVRTMEGQSYEDMVWSKFDAALPGWLEPVVHVFTISTVVIATSAIMSIIALAVLIVRKRWLLIAQLAVFGGICFATAELLKPLLPRPYLINLESNPNNSAPSGHVILAAAAGVILLCAVPRVCRALVAVIGWLYAVLVGLSVIAGQWHRPTDVIMALLIVGGVAMITLAATFANGMDEPGSRASSPSVQIVGSVLLTFGVLGTLYGAYIIWQIQPGLAMSAEWTNSGAHLSTVILTASVASLVFGLVLTMRQLTASPLTKLGLVGAPPAPPKR; encoded by the coding sequence ATGACCGACGAATTCAAGCCAATCATCCGAGACCCGCACAAGTCCGCGAATATGCTGGAACAGCCGGTCGCGCCCGTTCCCGTGCCGCAGCCGCCGTCTGATCCGATCGAACAGGTGCTTTCCCCACGTGAAGTGAGCGAAGGGCTTGCCAAAGCCGATCCGCTGACCCGTCATCCGCGCGTGTCGAGCATTATGCTCAGCGTGGTGTTCGGTCTGCTGCTGCTTGCCGCCGCGGTGGGCGTCTGGTGGTTGGGCGTGCGCACGATGGAAGGCCAAAGCTATGAAGACATGGTCTGGTCGAAATTCGATGCGGCCCTGCCGGGATGGCTGGAACCGGTCGTGCATGTCTTCACCATTTCCACCGTTGTAATCGCAACAAGCGCGATTATGTCGATAATCGCCCTCGCTGTACTCATCGTAAGAAAACGATGGCTGTTGATTGCTCAACTGGCGGTATTCGGCGGAATCTGCTTTGCCACAGCAGAGTTGCTGAAGCCGCTGCTGCCACGTCCGTACTTAATCAATCTGGAATCAAATCCCAATAATTCCGCGCCTTCCGGGCATGTCATACTCGCCGCCGCGGCAGGAGTGATCCTACTATGCGCCGTGCCTCGCGTATGCCGTGCGCTCGTTGCCGTGATCGGCTGGCTGTATGCGGTACTCGTCGGATTGTCGGTGATCGCGGGACAGTGGCACCGGCCGACCGACGTGATCATGGCATTGCTGATCGTCGGCGGAGTGGCAATGATCACGCTTGCCGCGACGTTTGCGAACGGCATGGATGAGCCCGGTTCGCGCGCGTCGTCGCCTTCCGTGCAGATCGTCGGCAGCGTGCTGTTGACGTTCGGCGTGCTCGGCACCCTGTATGGCGCATACATTATTTGGCAGATTCAGCCGGGACTTGCGATGAGTGCGGAATGGACGAATTCCGGCGCGCACCTTTCCACGGTGATTCTGACGGCTTCCGTTGCGTCGTTGGTGTTCGGGCTGGTGTTGACCATGCGTCAGCTGACCGCCTCGCCATTGACGAAACTTGGGCTTGTCGGCGCACCTCCGGCCCCTCCGAAACGCTGA